From one Luteolibacter sp. SL250 genomic stretch:
- a CDS encoding DNA-binding domain-containing protein, protein MKPLDELQREFFAAIQMPLRGTSRESTELTPNDDGHAEEFLAKARELMKPGENLSSEERLELYHRQYWFRVLDSVAEDFPVLRKMAGEQVFWDLMEAYMVACPSGSFTLRHLGRKMPEFVAGWEVLDETERRWFSALARIEYAYMEIFEAADWEPVAPEDLATAVLGLQPHVILLELPVPADLCEEWESFTPVEEAVTRLAVWRGENRGRLQCRLDDVEYELLERLRKGGTLEGVFAEPASREPEPEEISAWFAAWQARGWIATAPEGDVIDFMPARKQAVEEMDWNGLDKMGSQAVAMGEE, encoded by the coding sequence ATGAAGCCGCTTGATGAACTGCAGCGCGAGTTTTTCGCCGCCATCCAGATGCCGCTGCGTGGCACCAGCCGGGAAAGCACTGAACTGACGCCGAACGATGACGGCCATGCTGAGGAGTTCCTGGCCAAGGCACGGGAACTGATGAAGCCGGGCGAGAACCTTTCCTCCGAGGAGCGGCTGGAGCTTTACCACCGACAGTATTGGTTCCGGGTGCTGGACTCCGTGGCTGAGGATTTTCCGGTGCTGCGGAAGATGGCGGGGGAGCAGGTGTTCTGGGACCTGATGGAGGCTTACATGGTGGCCTGTCCGTCCGGCAGTTTCACGCTGCGGCACCTCGGGCGGAAGATGCCGGAGTTCGTCGCGGGCTGGGAGGTGCTGGATGAAACGGAGCGGCGGTGGTTTTCCGCGCTCGCACGGATCGAGTATGCCTACATGGAAATTTTCGAAGCGGCGGACTGGGAGCCGGTCGCGCCGGAAGACCTGGCCACGGCGGTGCTGGGCCTGCAGCCGCATGTCATCCTGCTGGAACTGCCGGTGCCCGCTGACCTGTGCGAGGAATGGGAATCATTCACGCCGGTGGAGGAAGCCGTGACGCGGCTGGCCGTCTGGCGCGGGGAAAACCGCGGGCGGCTCCAGTGCCGTCTGGATGATGTGGAGTACGAGCTGTTGGAGCGGCTGCGGAAGGGCGGCACGCTGGAGGGTGTGTTCGCCGAACCCGCGAGCCGTGAACCGGAGCCGGAGGAAATTTCCGCATGGTTCGCCGCCTGGCAGGCGCGGGGATGGATCGCCACCGCGCCGGAGGGAGATGTGATCGATTTCATGCCAGCGAGGAAGCAGGCGGTGGAGGAGATGGACTGGAACGGCCTCGACAAGATGGGCTCGCAGGCCGTGGCGATGGGGGAGGAGTAA
- a CDS encoding FAD-dependent oxidoreductase, whose amino-acid sequence MRNTLALLTAAGIAAAAAQQKTETDVLVYSGVPCGIASAITAAREGAKVILIEPEKHVGGLSTSGINTAESEHMLKWTIGGFADEFYRELGKHYGKGDKPEYYFESSVAQQVYDTMLKNAGIEIRYGSPVDKVAKDGARITSVTLTDGSVISAKVFIDASYEGDLMARAGVDYRIGREAKSEFGEEAAGIRFDKTPRKAPTVDADGKLLPGISAWAKNLREGDAHPAPMNYNFRFTIARDPALQVPFPEPEKYDAKRYTILANWLKERTAAGEKTTFKDIIDPYKRRNGKFEMNNRQAAIFSLGHFGGQFEWADASYEKRKEIFDDHMEYSLGLIHFLRNDEAVPANIRDEAKSIGLHMDEFKDNGNIPYQLYVREARRMRGEYVVRQQDVQDERRKEDSIGISSHFIDSHHVQRVALSETEFVNEGRIWRLGYAYQIPYRAIIPKAAQASNLLVPGAASYTHVAFCTLRLESVWMITGHAAGIAASMAAKGNGDAHSVPVAKLQEKLRAQKQVVDFIEGQPEKCEKLNGPPEF is encoded by the coding sequence ATGAGAAACACCCTCGCCCTCCTCACCGCCGCAGGCATCGCGGCCGCAGCCGCCCAGCAGAAAACGGAGACCGACGTGCTGGTCTACAGCGGTGTTCCCTGCGGCATCGCCTCCGCCATCACCGCCGCCCGTGAGGGCGCGAAGGTCATCCTCATCGAGCCGGAAAAGCACGTCGGCGGCCTCTCCACCAGCGGCATCAACACCGCCGAGTCCGAGCACATGCTGAAGTGGACCATCGGCGGATTCGCCGACGAGTTCTACCGCGAGCTGGGCAAACACTACGGCAAGGGTGACAAGCCCGAATACTACTTCGAGTCCAGCGTCGCCCAGCAGGTCTATGACACCATGCTGAAGAACGCGGGCATCGAGATCCGCTACGGCTCCCCGGTGGACAAGGTGGCGAAGGACGGCGCGCGCATCACCTCCGTCACCCTCACGGATGGGTCCGTCATTTCAGCGAAGGTGTTCATCGACGCCAGCTACGAAGGCGACCTCATGGCGCGCGCCGGAGTGGACTACCGCATCGGCCGTGAGGCGAAGTCGGAGTTCGGCGAAGAAGCCGCCGGCATCCGCTTTGACAAGACGCCGCGCAAGGCCCCGACCGTCGATGCCGACGGCAAGCTGCTCCCCGGCATCTCCGCATGGGCGAAGAACCTGAGGGAAGGTGACGCCCACCCCGCGCCGATGAACTACAACTTCCGCTTCACCATCGCCCGCGACCCCGCCCTCCAGGTGCCGTTTCCGGAGCCGGAGAAGTATGACGCGAAGCGCTACACCATCCTCGCCAACTGGCTGAAGGAACGCACCGCCGCCGGGGAGAAGACCACTTTCAAGGACATCATCGACCCCTACAAGCGCCGCAACGGCAAGTTCGAGATGAACAACCGCCAGGCCGCCATCTTTTCGCTCGGCCACTTTGGCGGGCAGTTCGAATGGGCGGATGCTTCCTATGAAAAGCGAAAGGAGATCTTCGACGACCACATGGAATACTCGCTCGGGCTGATCCACTTCCTCCGCAACGATGAGGCCGTGCCCGCCAACATCCGTGACGAGGCGAAGTCCATCGGCCTGCACATGGACGAGTTCAAGGACAACGGCAACATCCCCTACCAGCTCTACGTCCGCGAGGCACGGCGCATGCGCGGCGAGTATGTCGTCCGCCAGCAGGACGTGCAGGATGAACGGCGGAAGGAAGACAGCATCGGCATCAGCAGCCATTTCATCGACAGCCACCACGTCCAGCGTGTGGCCCTTTCCGAAACTGAGTTCGTCAACGAAGGCCGCATCTGGCGTCTAGGCTACGCCTACCAGATCCCCTACCGCGCCATCATCCCCAAAGCCGCGCAGGCGTCCAACCTGCTGGTCCCCGGTGCCGCCAGCTACACCCATGTCGCCTTCTGCACCCTGCGTCTGGAAAGCGTGTGGATGATCACCGGCCACGCCGCGGGCATCGCCGCCTCCATGGCCGCCAAGGGCAACGGTGACGCTCACAGCGTCCCCGTCGCAAAGCTCCAAGAAAAGCTCCGCGCCCAGAAGCAGGTCGTCGATTTCATCGAAGGCCAGCCCGAGAAATGTGAGAAGCTCAACGGCCCGCCGGAGTTCTGA
- a CDS encoding DUF692 domain-containing protein — MSASKFTGGVELATGIGLRVPHYQHILSEKPAVGWFEIISENYMVEGGRALEVLDMILEQYRVVQHGVGLYPGNAGGVSRDHLQRLKRLVRRTKTPWVSDHLCWGSVDGRMSHDLLPIPFTFEAARKTAENLKMVQDFLETPLAMENVSSYGEFNGNEMTEWEFLAEVCELADVGILLDVNNIYVSSINNGFDPLEYVNFVPPERVAQIHIAGHSRYERFIVDTHDHPVIDPVWKLYERAIERCGHVATLLEWDGRIPSFEEVWTEARKSETWRASAMEKRGDHEAA; from the coding sequence ATGAGTGCGTCGAAATTCACCGGCGGAGTGGAGCTTGCCACGGGCATCGGCCTGCGGGTGCCGCACTACCAGCACATCCTTTCTGAGAAACCCGCGGTCGGGTGGTTCGAGATCATTTCGGAAAACTACATGGTGGAGGGCGGGCGCGCGCTGGAGGTTCTGGACATGATCCTGGAGCAGTACCGCGTGGTGCAGCACGGGGTTGGCCTGTATCCGGGAAATGCGGGCGGCGTGAGCAGGGACCACCTGCAGCGGCTGAAGCGGCTGGTCCGCCGGACGAAGACGCCATGGGTGTCCGACCACCTTTGCTGGGGCAGTGTGGATGGCCGCATGAGCCATGACCTGCTGCCCATCCCTTTCACTTTCGAGGCGGCGCGGAAAACGGCGGAGAACCTGAAGATGGTGCAGGACTTCCTGGAAACGCCGCTGGCGATGGAGAACGTGAGCAGCTACGGCGAGTTCAACGGCAACGAGATGACCGAGTGGGAGTTCCTCGCGGAGGTGTGCGAGCTGGCGGACGTCGGCATCCTGCTCGACGTGAACAACATCTACGTTTCCTCCATCAACAACGGGTTCGACCCGCTGGAGTATGTCAATTTCGTGCCGCCGGAGCGGGTGGCGCAGATCCACATCGCGGGGCACTCGCGGTATGAACGGTTCATCGTGGACACGCATGACCACCCGGTGATCGATCCGGTGTGGAAGCTCTATGAACGCGCCATCGAGCGATGCGGGCATGTGGCCACCTTGCTGGAGTGGGACGGGCGGATCCCGTCGTTCGAGGAGGTGTGGACGGAGGCGCGGAAGTCGGAAACATGGCGGGCCTCCGCGATGGAGAAGAGGGGGGATCATGAAGCCGCTTGA